From a region of the Myxococcaceae bacterium JPH2 genome:
- a CDS encoding DUF418 domain-containing protein — MPDSPSLPADPPRAKTEAGPVDTSERLTLLDALRGFALCGVFVSNCFGWFSGRALLSREQALALSAPLGETVVASLYQFFVNQKFVTIFSFLFGLGFSIQLARAEARGASLVPLYARRLTVLLAMGLVHLFGLWMGDVLSTYAVVGFALLLFRRRSNKTVLTWALVLMVLMTLVVPLAQRFIPILSVGAQAALEASRAAQAKDLAHRAGFLAELASDSFRATQAANARFAASNFLGPVRLVWMGVVLANFLFGLLAGRLRVMQDVAAHRGLHLRLLRWGLGVGVVCNGASVVMMRLRSLGIIDPDVAHWTALVPFLMELGFLGLASAYVASFALLFQRETWRKVLGVLAPVGRMALTNYLLQTVMGLAIYDGWGLGLVGKTPPSLCVALALGGFALQVPFSHAWLQRFRFGPAEWLWRSLTYGRPQPMRVTAPPEVSVAT; from the coding sequence GCTGCTGGACGCCCTGCGCGGCTTCGCGTTGTGCGGCGTCTTCGTCTCCAACTGCTTCGGCTGGTTCAGCGGCCGCGCGCTCCTGTCCCGCGAGCAGGCGCTGGCGCTGTCGGCGCCGCTCGGGGAGACCGTGGTGGCCTCGCTCTACCAGTTCTTCGTGAACCAGAAGTTCGTCACGATTTTCTCCTTCCTCTTCGGGCTCGGGTTCTCCATCCAGCTCGCCCGGGCCGAGGCGCGCGGCGCCTCGCTGGTGCCGCTCTACGCGCGGCGGCTGACGGTGCTCCTCGCCATGGGGCTGGTGCACCTGTTCGGCCTGTGGATGGGCGACGTGCTCTCCACCTACGCGGTGGTGGGCTTCGCGCTGCTGCTGTTCCGCAGGCGCTCGAACAAGACGGTGCTCACCTGGGCCCTGGTGTTGATGGTGCTGATGACGCTGGTGGTGCCGCTCGCGCAGCGCTTCATCCCCATCCTGTCCGTGGGCGCCCAGGCGGCGCTGGAGGCGTCTCGGGCCGCGCAGGCGAAGGACCTCGCGCATCGCGCGGGCTTCCTGGCGGAGCTGGCCAGCGACTCCTTCCGAGCCACGCAGGCCGCGAACGCGCGCTTCGCGGCGAGCAACTTCCTGGGCCCGGTGCGGCTCGTGTGGATGGGCGTGGTGCTGGCGAACTTCCTGTTCGGCCTCCTGGCGGGGCGCCTGCGGGTGATGCAGGACGTGGCGGCGCACCGCGGCCTGCACCTGCGGCTCTTGCGCTGGGGATTGGGGGTGGGCGTGGTGTGCAACGGCGCCAGCGTGGTGATGATGCGCCTGCGCTCGCTGGGCATCATCGACCCGGACGTGGCGCACTGGACGGCCCTGGTCCCCTTCCTGATGGAGCTGGGCTTCCTGGGGCTCGCGTCGGCCTACGTGGCCAGCTTCGCGTTGCTGTTCCAGCGCGAGACCTGGCGCAAGGTGCTCGGGGTGCTGGCGCCCGTGGGCCGCATGGCGCTCACCAACTACCTGCTCCAGACGGTGATGGGGCTCGCCATCTATGACGGCTGGGGCCTGGGGCTCGTCGGGAAGACGCCGCCATCCTTGTGCGTGGCGCTCGCGCTGGGCGGCTTCGCGCTCCAGGTGCCCTTCAGCCACGCGTGGCTCCAGCGCTTCCGCTTTGGCCCGGCCGAGTGGCTGTGGCGCTCGCTCACGTATGGCCGCCCGCAGCCCATGCGCGTGACGGCGCCCCCCGAAGTGAGCGTGGCGACCTGA
- a CDS encoding M4 family metallopeptidase: protein MVEKRVRSALGFIALSMMAGACTDSTPAANQEAKEQKASAALLAGGQTVVAADKDAVPSFITGDLGTAPATAEAIKSLQASQLTATIANVAPVFHLDTNDLYLKKAYVGFDGDTHFRYGVRKNGTEVKGAEVRLHARNGKVFAANTNARGDLAAPEKATIAAEAAVSAATLDRSSPRDAKADDAKLVYWRDGDRLLLVYEVRVKGELEDKTPVDDSVLVNALNGDVIERIPHIHSALVRRVYDLKHGTSLPGTLARSEGQPEVADPVVNNNYGHLGTVYNCYNSLFGRDSYDNAGAALISSVHYSTNYVNAYWNDVQMVYGDGDGVNASNLANSLDVTAHELTHAVTSSESDLVYDNESGGLNESMSDIFGAVCEWYSKGKVVDANTWIVGDDVWTPSIPGDGLRYMNNPTQDGDSLDWYADYDDSVDVHYSSGLSNLAFYLTSQGGTHPRNKSTQAVVGQGFEKAARIFYKMNVDLLLPNSTFANAKTAAEQAATQLGYDATEAGNAWKAVGVGLPVTIPEHVVLQKNVPVPDLSGARGAKQYFSVTLPEGATDLTFTLSGGTGDADLYVRAGTPPTTTSYDCRPYKSGNNETCAFAAPAQGEWYVMLVGFSAYSGATLTVTWKGGYINIGNETRIENLEGLPGSSQVFVIEMPEFKTGSGTNTLSVVLGEGEGNADLYVQRGSAPNQSSYDGRSVSESATERVMLKDAPAGRYYIQVFGAKSLKDTTVNGYIKTVLGASYKVK from the coding sequence ATGGTCGAGAAGCGAGTTCGCAGCGCGCTCGGTTTCATCGCGCTGTCCATGATGGCGGGTGCTTGCACCGACAGCACCCCTGCAGCGAACCAGGAAGCCAAGGAGCAGAAGGCTTCCGCCGCTCTCCTCGCCGGAGGCCAGACTGTGGTGGCCGCCGACAAGGACGCGGTTCCCAGCTTCATCACGGGTGACCTGGGCACGGCGCCGGCGACTGCCGAGGCCATCAAGTCCCTCCAGGCCTCCCAGCTGACCGCGACGATCGCGAACGTCGCGCCCGTGTTCCACCTGGACACGAACGACCTGTACCTGAAGAAGGCCTATGTCGGCTTCGACGGGGACACGCACTTCCGCTACGGCGTCCGCAAGAACGGCACCGAGGTGAAGGGCGCCGAGGTGCGTCTGCACGCGCGCAACGGCAAGGTCTTCGCGGCCAACACCAACGCGCGTGGCGACTTGGCCGCGCCGGAGAAGGCCACCATCGCGGCCGAGGCCGCGGTGTCGGCGGCCACGCTGGACCGCAGCTCTCCTCGTGACGCCAAGGCGGACGACGCGAAGCTCGTCTACTGGCGTGACGGCGACCGGCTGCTCCTCGTCTACGAGGTTCGCGTCAAGGGCGAGCTCGAGGACAAGACCCCGGTCGACGACTCCGTGCTCGTCAACGCCCTCAACGGCGACGTCATCGAGCGCATCCCGCACATCCACTCGGCGCTCGTTCGCCGCGTGTATGACCTGAAGCACGGCACCAGCCTGCCCGGCACGCTGGCGCGCTCCGAGGGTCAGCCCGAGGTGGCGGACCCCGTGGTCAACAACAACTACGGCCACCTGGGCACCGTCTACAACTGCTACAACAGCCTGTTCGGCCGCGACTCGTACGACAACGCGGGCGCCGCGCTCATCAGCTCGGTGCACTACAGCACCAACTACGTCAACGCCTACTGGAATGACGTGCAGATGGTGTACGGCGACGGCGACGGCGTGAACGCGTCGAACCTGGCCAACTCGCTGGACGTGACGGCGCACGAGCTGACCCACGCTGTCACCAGCTCCGAGTCGGACCTCGTGTACGACAACGAGTCGGGCGGCCTCAACGAGTCCATGTCCGACATCTTCGGCGCGGTCTGCGAGTGGTACAGCAAGGGCAAGGTGGTTGACGCGAACACCTGGATCGTCGGCGACGACGTCTGGACTCCGTCCATCCCGGGTGACGGCCTGCGCTACATGAACAACCCCACGCAGGACGGGGACTCGCTCGACTGGTACGCCGACTACGACGACAGCGTCGACGTGCACTACAGCTCGGGTCTCTCCAACCTGGCGTTCTACCTGACGTCGCAGGGTGGTACGCACCCGCGCAACAAGTCCACGCAGGCTGTCGTGGGCCAGGGCTTCGAGAAGGCCGCGCGCATCTTCTACAAGATGAACGTGGACCTGCTGCTGCCCAACTCCACCTTCGCCAACGCGAAGACGGCCGCGGAGCAGGCGGCCACGCAGCTCGGCTATGACGCCACCGAGGCCGGCAACGCCTGGAAGGCCGTGGGCGTGGGTCTGCCCGTGACGATTCCGGAGCACGTCGTCCTGCAGAAGAACGTGCCGGTGCCGGACCTCTCCGGTGCGCGCGGCGCGAAGCAGTACTTCTCCGTCACGCTGCCCGAGGGCGCCACGGACCTGACCTTCACGCTGTCCGGTGGCACGGGTGACGCGGACCTCTACGTTCGCGCCGGGACGCCTCCGACCACGACCTCGTATGACTGCCGTCCGTACAAGAGCGGCAACAACGAGACCTGCGCCTTCGCGGCTCCGGCCCAGGGTGAGTGGTACGTGATGCTGGTGGGCTTCAGCGCCTACTCCGGCGCCACGCTGACCGTGACCTGGAAGGGTGGCTACATCAACATCGGCAACGAGACGCGCATCGAGAACCTGGAAGGTCTGCCGGGCTCGTCGCAGGTGTTCGTCATCGAGATGCCCGAGTTCAAGACGGGCTCCGGCACCAACACCCTGTCCGTGGTCCTGGGCGAGGGCGAGGGCAACGCCGACCTGTACGTGCAGCGCGGCTCGGCCCCGAACCAGAGCTCGTACGACGGCCGCAGCGTCAGCGAGAGCGCCACCGAGCGCGTCATGCTGAAGGACGCGCCCGCCGGTCGCTACTACATCCAGGTCTTCGGCGCGAAGAGCCTGAAGGACACCACCGTCAACGGCTACATCAAGACGGTCCTGGGTGCCTCGTACAAGGTGAAGTAG
- a CDS encoding NADPH:quinone oxidoreductase family protein, with the protein MRALQLQRLEGPDGLAMVNIPEPEAGDGVLIDVVAAGASFPDLLLTRGLYQMQPPLPFVPGVEVAGVVRSAPAGASVRPGDRVMAFTFTLGGFAEVVAVAPEMTFRIPERWSFEAAAGVVMNYHTAHFALHRRGRLKAGEVVVVHGAAGGVGTAAVQVARGAGAKVLAVVSDERKAEVAQRAGAHESLLSTGDWTSRVRELTDGRGADVVVDPVGGDIFDKSLKCLAPEGRLLVVGFASGRIPEVTTNRLLLRNIDVVGVAWGAFLLQDPGLTARIAGELETLAARGILEPVVGQVYPLEEGAQALRDLEARRATGKLVLRIR; encoded by the coding sequence ATGCGCGCACTACAACTGCAGCGGCTGGAGGGGCCGGACGGGCTGGCGATGGTGAACATTCCGGAGCCCGAGGCAGGGGACGGGGTGCTCATCGACGTGGTGGCCGCGGGCGCGAGCTTCCCGGATCTGCTCCTGACGCGGGGCCTGTACCAGATGCAGCCGCCGCTGCCGTTCGTGCCCGGGGTGGAGGTGGCGGGCGTGGTGCGCAGCGCGCCCGCCGGGGCCTCGGTGCGCCCGGGGGACCGGGTGATGGCGTTCACCTTCACGCTGGGCGGCTTCGCCGAGGTGGTGGCGGTGGCCCCCGAGATGACGTTCCGCATCCCCGAGCGCTGGAGCTTCGAGGCGGCGGCGGGCGTGGTGATGAACTACCACACGGCGCACTTCGCGCTGCACCGGCGCGGACGCTTGAAGGCGGGCGAGGTGGTGGTGGTGCATGGCGCCGCGGGCGGCGTGGGCACGGCCGCGGTGCAGGTGGCGCGAGGCGCCGGGGCCAAGGTGCTGGCGGTGGTGAGCGACGAGCGCAAGGCGGAGGTGGCCCAGCGCGCGGGCGCGCACGAGTCGCTCCTGTCCACCGGGGACTGGACTTCCCGGGTGCGCGAGCTGACGGATGGCCGGGGCGCGGACGTGGTGGTGGACCCGGTGGGCGGGGACATCTTCGACAAGAGCCTCAAGTGCCTGGCGCCCGAGGGCCGCCTGCTGGTGGTGGGCTTCGCCAGCGGACGCATCCCCGAGGTGACGACCAACCGGCTGCTCCTGCGCAACATCGACGTGGTGGGCGTGGCCTGGGGCGCGTTCCTCCTCCAGGACCCGGGCTTGACGGCGCGCATCGCGGGCGAGCTGGAGACCCTGGCCGCGCGCGGCATCCTGGAGCCCGTGGTGGGACAGGTGTACCCGCTGGAAGAAGGAGCCCAGGCCCTGCGGGACCTGGAGGCGCGGCGCGCCACCGGAAAGCTGGTGCTGCGCATCCGTTGA
- a CDS encoding AlkZ family DNA glycosylase, with amino-acid sequence MPRAVSPALPPPASLPPEEARRYLVGHLGLARPAYPAGARGVRALLQGLRCIQLDPLDVIGTNADLVALARVDGIARGDVYRHLLPGHAFEHFAKERCLLPGSAFPYYRERTALAPWRQAERARRVPEAVLKAVLEEVRARGPASAEELTDHGRVDPLDWNGWKGTGRATTMALEVLWARCQVVVCGRGASGKVYDVPDRALPRVAETKPAESFERWAVCERVEAAGLLCRVAGPHWSVLSDVRTSPLPDALVREGVLEEVVLPGSPRRFLAPRGFRQREVPALDERMRILGPLDPLLWDRTLVRLAFGFDYVWEVYKPAERRQWGWYVCPLLYRGELVGRIEARVREDTLHVEKLWREPNAAFDDAALDEALARHARACGAERVRRPRSRNAPRRAS; translated from the coding sequence ATGCCTCGCGCCGTCTCCCCCGCCCTCCCCCCGCCCGCTTCTCTCCCCCCCGAGGAGGCCCGGCGCTACCTGGTGGGGCACCTGGGGCTGGCCCGGCCCGCGTACCCCGCTGGGGCGCGGGGGGTGCGGGCGCTGCTCCAGGGGCTGCGGTGCATCCAGTTGGATCCGCTCGATGTCATCGGCACCAACGCGGACCTGGTGGCGCTCGCGCGCGTGGATGGCATCGCCCGGGGTGACGTGTACCGACACCTGCTGCCCGGACACGCCTTCGAGCACTTCGCCAAGGAGCGCTGTCTGCTGCCCGGCAGCGCCTTCCCATACTACCGCGAGCGGACGGCCCTGGCCCCGTGGCGACAGGCCGAGCGGGCCCGGCGCGTGCCCGAGGCCGTGCTCAAGGCGGTGCTGGAAGAGGTGCGCGCCCGCGGCCCCGCGAGCGCCGAGGAGCTGACCGACCACGGCCGAGTGGATCCGCTGGATTGGAATGGCTGGAAGGGAACGGGCCGCGCCACCACCATGGCGCTCGAGGTGCTCTGGGCGCGCTGCCAGGTCGTGGTGTGTGGCCGAGGCGCTTCCGGCAAGGTCTACGACGTACCGGACCGCGCGCTGCCGCGGGTGGCCGAGACAAAGCCCGCCGAGAGCTTCGAGCGCTGGGCCGTGTGCGAGCGCGTGGAAGCCGCGGGCCTGCTGTGCCGCGTGGCCGGGCCGCACTGGTCCGTGCTCTCCGACGTGCGCACCTCGCCCCTGCCGGATGCGTTGGTGCGCGAGGGCGTGCTGGAAGAGGTCGTGCTTCCGGGCTCACCTCGGCGCTTCCTGGCGCCGCGTGGCTTCCGCCAGCGCGAGGTCCCCGCGCTGGATGAGCGCATGCGGATCCTGGGTCCGTTGGATCCGCTGCTGTGGGACCGCACGCTGGTGCGACTCGCGTTCGGGTTCGACTACGTGTGGGAGGTCTACAAGCCCGCGGAGCGCCGCCAGTGGGGCTGGTACGTGTGCCCGCTGCTGTATCGCGGTGAGCTGGTGGGCCGCATCGAAGCGCGCGTGCGAGAAGACACGCTCCACGTGGAGAAGCTGTGGCGCGAGCCGAACGCGGCGTTCGATGACGCCGCGCTCGACGAGGCCCTCGCACGACACGCGCGGGCCTGCGGCGCCGAGCGCGTGCGACGTCCGCGCTCGCGGAACGCCCCCAGACGCGCGAGCTGA